The following nucleotide sequence is from Coffea eugenioides isolate CCC68of chromosome 10, Ceug_1.0, whole genome shotgun sequence.
AAAAGCTGGTTCTTATTTTCCCGCTTCAACAAGGCCTACACTCTTGTCTACTGTGCCTATTTAAGTTCTCCTTTAGATTGCTGTTTGGGAAAATGGCCAAAttcgtccctaaacttttttttaatgTCGATTTAatccctaatttttgttttcggccaatttgatccctaaacttataTTATGGTTTCAATTAAGGATTTTTACGACGGCACAACCATAAAAATCGATCAAACTCCTTATTAACCAATTAAACAGAGGTATTTTAGGAACATTAGATATCTCTTCCCTCTATCATTAATCTCCACCGCTTGCCACCCATCTTCTCTTCTTTCATCCCACCTCTCTTTTCCTCCCTCTCTCATGTCAGTAATTATGCCTGCCATTCCTAGTGTTTGCCTGGTCCTAACGAACAATTTGCCTGGTTCATATTCAATCCATTGCGGCATGACTTCTTCACGCTTTATTCATCACCGAACAATTAAAAGTTTTGAAATCCCATTTACCGACCTTCTCTTCGGGGGATTGGGGATTGTGGGAAGTGGGAACCATTTGCCATCAAGTTAGCTTAAGTCGTTGGTTAAGCAGCAAAATTCCATCTTGAAGGAATCCAATCGCAATAACTAGTTTTTCTCGTCTTAGAATGATCAAACGGGGAAACAAATGATGATTAAGGAAAAGAATGGATAAATGTAATCCAACCATGTGTCCATTTAGATAATAGGATTTGAAGGAAAGATCTAATGAACGAGCTAATTGGAAACACAGAACTCAAATAAGAGttctccttttttttgttattactttggcaaaagaagaaattgcCACAAAACACTTGCGTACAGTTTTGGGACAGAGTGCGCCTGCCGGAACAAACTACCCCCCcccaaacacacaaaaaaaaaaaaaacccaaaaactcCCAATTCTAATTACTCCTCCGAAAATATTaccaaccaaaagaaaaaacgGGGGAAAAAATGAGAGTAAAAGTAAAGTAGCAGCTGCTGCTCCACGTACCAGTAGAAAAAGGGCCTGAAAAATCAGCTAAGCATCAGATCCAGGAGAGTGATACTGGTGACTTTCTTATCGcaagatttttttaaattaattgcCTGGCCCGCTATTTAGCAATCGGATCCAACTAAGAAGCTGACTTGTTTCTCTttgttatgatttttttttttttgtctttttcccTCGCTAAGACCAGGCAAACACTAGGAATGGTTTTTTTCCCTCGCTTGCCTGCCACCCATCTCCTCCTTCTCTCAGTCCACCTCTCTTTCCCCTCCCTCTATCACGTCAGTAATCACCAGGCTAAGAACAGGCAAACAATAGAGGGAGGGAAAAGAGAAGAATGCGGGTGGGAAAAGAAAGGTGGGGTGAGAGAAGAAGGAGGAGATGGGTGGCAGACAGTGGAGGCTGATAATAGAGGGAGGAGGTATCTAAAGTTCCTAAAATACTCATGTTTAATTGGTTAATAAGGAGTTTGATCGATTTTTCTGGTTGTGCCACCGTAAAAATCCTTAATTGAAACCATAAtataagtttagggatcaaattggcagaaaacaaaaattagagaTTATATTGAcattaaaaaaaagtttagggacgaaTTTGGCCATTTTCCCTTACtgttttttaaagtttttgtaAAAAcgtactccctccctttttttataaatgacgtttaaggttttgcacatcaattaagaaaagtttttcattgcttaaatttgtacactactttccttttgtactctcattaattgtccaattcatccatattttttctcactagagtactaaatggtactgttttactaggccaaaagcaatgcaaactaactcccaccaaactaggagtagtaattaagaaccctgtattggaaaagagagataaaaaaataaaattgtgaaaaaataatttatactgtatggggataataaaacgacagataaaagtacactagagcaaatttcttaaacgtcagttataaaaaaaaggaGGGAGTATAATACAtcgatttaatatatatataataaaaaaattattaaaaaattgtGTTCATAAAAAAGGATTTCTATAAGAACTGAAGTTTGAATTCAAGTACTAAAATCCTATGTaataattcaattcaacatttaaatttaaaatgcgcatgataaaattgaaatttgaaatttaacgtctgaatctattaagtttttaattgttaaatattaaatctgaTATATTTGAATGTATTCATATTAAATAATAAGTGAataatttatcacttattttttaaaattaagttttgtttaaaaaattcaataaCACTTAATTTGATCCCCTTTTAATTCAACGGACTGCTAGGCTGATTTTAATTTAAACCTGGATCGTGATCACTTCTAGTTGTAGCCTACTTgtaggctttttttttttgctttgctttgttttgtttatttgtttcCTCCATcttttcccctcaattttcaATTGAGCATTGATACTCCTCACAGTTGCAAACATCAATTCCATTGCCAACTTTAGAAAATTTCACATGTTTCTTGCAAGTATTTGCTTGTCTTGGAACTCTTAAGCAAAGATGTCTTGATTATGTTATGCAGCTCAGGCCCCTAGCAAGTGTAAAAACATGAAGAAAATTttacattaatttttttaggACGCATTACTTAACAGGCAAATAGTCAATTTCCTTTTCATTAAAATAGTGagatattttattttgctttgttttcaAATGTGTAATTCAtcgataatttttttttaaagacttttttcaatttccaaattcaCATTGTTACTCCAAGAGTTTGGAAACAGGTATATTTCAAAATAAACACGACTCCCTGTCCTATACtcgtttccttttgtttttttttcctctccttttaTTAGTTTCCTCCCTCCTTTTCTTGTCCTTTTTCTCCTGCATATATAATCTCTTCCTTAATCATCTAACCCTATTCCCCTGCCCTTTCTCTCTCTGCATCCACTGCTTTCTCATACAATTAATTAAAGGTATGCTTCCTCTCCGGGATTAATTGGTTATACATTTTGCTGTGTAGATCATGTATATGTATGCTGAAGAAATCCATGTCTTTGTAACTTTTTGTCCTTGCTGTACAGACACAAGAAGTAATATTAATAATTGTGTTTGGATAGCCAAATAATGATCAGaaattatttgcttacatcacaaatataattttcaatacatctttttatctttccaattacctttttatctcacatacatcacatcacaaaaagtgctacagtaattattccaaataatatttcaaataatctcctatccaaacaccgAAAATTGAGCTTTTGTTTAGAAGAAGATTAACATTTACAGTTGAAATGctagaagaaaaaaatgaagtaaaCGTCATAATTATTTTGTTATGGAACAAAATAATTACAAGTTGTAACTTGTAAACCCTTGATCCAACCATTTTCTAGATATAAAAACAACTAGTATCCAAATCCTTACTACCGTcagattttattttaattttttgtatgtATGTTTATAACAAAGGATTATTAAGCACCCTATTTTCGTCCAATTCAATTGTTGTTGTGTTTGGATTTTTCAAAACACCctaatttgttatttattaccttagtttttttttttttggaaatagTGGTGTCAAAACATTCTGATTCTCagacaaaatttccaaaaatttggAGGAAGGgaggtagtttttttttttttggaaatagTGGTGTCAAAACATTCTGATTCTCagacaaaatttccaaaaatttggAGGAAGGGAGGTAGTTGTTAACAATTTCATGGAGGAGTCCACGTAATGAACCGCAGACCTGATGTAGTGGTTATATGCGGTGAGCGTGGATCGAACACGCGACCTTCAGATCTTCAGTCTGACGCTCTCCCAACTGAGCTATCCCCGCGATGGTGCTGAAGGAGTTTTCAAAGACTATTGAAACAAAAATACTATCAAAATCTCTGTTTCCCCAATTTCATAGAGGAGTCCAGATAATGCACAAAAGGATCCATCCGGTAAAGGGTTAGATTCCGACACGATGAAGTAGTTAAAATGCGGTGAGCGTGGATCGAACACGCGACCTTCAGATCTTCAGTCTGACGCTCTCCCAACTGAGCTATCCCCGCTATGATGCTAAAGAGGTTTTGTAAAATTCTACCCTCAGTCTTTGTTTACAGCGCAAGACCCTCTCCCTGTCCCAAGTCCCAACAAAAAGACTATTGAAACAGCTTGGACCTGGTGCTGCAGCACAGCAGCATTTATAAAAAATCTCTCTGTTTCTTGTGGTGATTGGAAGCAATGATGCTTTCGCCTATTTCGAGTCTTTTAAACCAACAGAAAAGTTATACATGAAGGTTACTCCAGATCAGTATGTTGATCAGATGATTTCCATACTCCAAAGGATTGTTGAAGGTACATCATCCACATCGACTTGTTGGTTTCCATACAGCAAATTCATCCACTGCATTCTGCATTTGCTCGGTACGAGGAGATAATAAAGTTAGACGCACTTAAAGTAGAAAATATATAGCTTAAAGTTAGATACACAAACTCAGATGCTCTTTTTATGACTCCCTCGAATACTCCTAGCATGATTGGATGCAGTTGATTTACCCATCCCAAACCCACAATTATAAGAACTTGTTCACTGGTTATGACATCAATGTCTAAGATGCTATGGACGTCCCATCACTTTCTTAAATTGAGAGAAAGTAGCAACAAAGTTGATCAATTCTCTGAGGAACACAGGAAAGCATTATAATTGGAACATACCAGCAAGAAGTGCACAACCTAGACCTTCAAATAGACagataaaattcaagaaaacGTTAGTTAAGTGTTTGAGGTGAGCCATCAACTAGAATATGAGAAATAGATTGACCTTATTCCTGGAAGAATTCTTCAGAACTTTGGAAAGAATTTATATTCAGAAGCCAAGCCAAGCAATAATTTCGTACCTATACAAAAACACTCTCTATATCTTCAATATCATTCTCTTTATTGTCTGGATTCACACACTGAAGGTTGTAACTCAATCACTATAGATAACATTCAGAATTTGAATACACAAGTCACTATAGTAAACAGCTATTGCCAAATAGCTCAGTCAAATGAGTCCAGATAAAAACCTGCAAGCATGCTCAGTGATTAAAAAGCATATTTCAGCAATGTAAAAAGCACATAAAACACACAAGAAACTGTAGGGTTTTACATTTCTTTAGCGTGTTTGGAAGATTAATTTGCTCCATCACAAAATAACTGTGTGAGTTTGACTAGGGAGAGTGTTAATTAAGAgttgaaaatatttaaaagaaacaaacaaTGATCAAGAAGTTGCATGCCTAGAAGGATGTAAAAACTCAGTCATGGAACTCCGGAAGAAAGTAAAAACAAAACAAGGTACTTCTGAGAATCGATATATGACTATATGAGCACTCTCAGCCAAACCCAAGAGGGGATCCATCCAGTCAAGGGTTAGATCCTGACTCGATGAATTAGTAAAAATGCGGTGAGCGTGGATCGAACACGCGACCTTCAGATCTTCAGTCTGACGCTCTCCCAACTGAGCTATCCCCGCGACGATGCTGAAGAAGTTATGTAAATGTCTACTGTCAGTCTCTTCTGTGAGGAATATCCTTTACGGACTGCAGTGTTTACCGCAAGGGGGCCATCTGCATTACATAGTCGCAAACCATGTAAACCTTCAACTCTGGGGGTTAAATTCTTTAGCACCATTTCATCAAAAGATTTCATTAATCAAATCTCATTTTCCATCACTTCAAATAAATAGCAACTCCAATAGCACTGGTTTGGTGCTGCTTCAAAATAGAAGGATACAGCATCAAAACGCTTGTTCAGTTTCTTGATATCCAGTATGAAATTATGAAATAGAAGGACCTCACTTTGAATGTCCATCATGGAGTCCAATACTCAGATTTTTCTTTACTTCGAGACATTTGGCAAATATATGGGAATATGAGTCCTCTCCCTTAACCACCAAACTAGTTCTATCTCAACTAGTTCAATAATGGAGATTATTGGACTCATGTTTCCAAAACCTAAAGTGAGGATGAGATGTGCAAATATCCATAGCTCTAGCATTATTTGATAAGCGTGAAATTGATAAATGTATTATTTCATCGAAGAATATGAACTGTGGAGTGGTGAAATATTACAATTTGTATTGGATATGAGACTTGCAATGAGGAACGTaacatatattatatataagaTTAAATCTTTTCTATATTAACATTATATATTCCACGTTGACACCGGTAAAATTTGATAttcaaattcaagatgaaactaTTAACGTATACGCTGTCATGTGTAACAAAAATTAATTCTTAAATATCACTCGTTACGCTAGAGAAAAATTTTGTGCTATTGTTTAGCTAACTACTACAATACTCTAATTTCGTAAACTTTCAAAAAAGTTGATGAATAGATGGATCTGTTGGTCGGATTTGTGAACTCAATATCTAGCTAATTAAACGGTCTACCTGTAGGGGCAATGTTTAATAACTAAATTTGGTTTGCTAACCATCTCTGTTCATCTTCCCTcacctccccccccccccctctacccccaaaaaaaaaaaaaaaaaaaaaaaaaaacccccacCCTCTCTCTCCTCCATGCCATCCAATTATTCAATTGCCAAACCTGAGTCTCACCCTAGTGCTGcgtaaagaaaataaaagtagACAGTCCACAAATCCATTCTGAATTTggattcaagaaaataaaattactACCAaactttcatttgctttttatTACGAATTTAGGTAATTATTATCAAAGTGATTATCGTAATTCAAATCAATATTGTTTTACCAGTACAAAATTTTAACTCACTTAAGTTTAAGTAGCTCTTAGGGGAAAAAAATTCCCTTTGAGAAACAGTTGTACAGACTTTCTAGTAAATCTATCCAACTTTCACTTCATTATTTGTGGTCAACATTCTATCCAACCACATTCGGTAGATGTTAACTAGGAAACACCAGTTATTATTTCGTACGTTTTTAGCTAGTTAATTATTTCCTTTTCTAtccaaaaaagggaaaatagttaattattttgttttatatcggacaaaaaagaaaaaaaaaaggaagtttgtcGACAAAATAAGAGAATTTCCTATTTTCCCAAATAACAAATCCTAACGCAACCTGATAACCCTATACATATTATAAAGAATTAAGGATAGATTTTCTTCATAAATCAGAATCCGAATTGTATAAGGATTTCCAATTCTCCAAATACAAAACCAAACTCAGCCCGATTAAAGCACTTAAATTTTTCATCAGGAGCCGATCAAAGAATTACGATGACTGCTGTAGTTTGTCGAAAGAGATCTTTCTTGGAAGATATTCAATCGCCGTCTCCCCTGCCCATCACCAAGAAGCTCCGCTGCTTTTCCCTGCCTCATCCCGTTCAGGTTTCACCGCGGCAGCAGCGGCCAACCTCGCCAACCCTTCTTGATCGGCCGATAATTGCTTTTCCTGACATGGATCGTGAGCATCTTGAGAAAGCAGTGGAAGAATGCGGCAGTAGCGACTTGGATTCCACTATTAAAAAGCTGCATGAGCTTCGCCTTGGATGTCAAGCAACCATGTCGAGAGATGTTTGCACGGCGAGCAATATTCTTCCTGTCGATGGAGCGGGATAGGTGGAACTGTTGGTGCAGGAGATGATGAAAGCTACGAGCATAGAGGATGCCAGATCCCGTGCCACGAAGGTCTTGGAGAGCTTAGAGAAATCCATCAGTGCCCGTGTCCGAGCCGATGCAGCAGAGGTTTTTGACAAGGAACAGATTTCGATGAAGGAGAAAATTGAAGGGATTGTGAAAGAGAATGGGATTCTGAAAAGGGCTGTGGCCATCCAGCATGAAAGGCAGAAGGATTACGATGGAAGAAATCAAGAAGTGCAGCAGCTGAAGCAACTGGTGGCTCAGTATCAAGAACAGTTGAGAAGTCTTGAGGCGAAGAATTATGCCTTGAGAATGTACCAGCGCCAGGCTGATCACCAAGGCAACTCTATGATCCCTGGTCACTTTAATCCGGATGTCTTTTAAGTTCATATTGTGAAGGAGTTATTGAGTTTCTCTCAATTGATTCAATGTTTTGATCTGGCCCCTGTCGGGgtttctatcccacatcggctTTGGGGGGTTGGGGTTTGGGTAGTTAAGTCCCTGGGAGCAAtccaagagttgccggcttttgggTTGACTTCTGGGATTAGGTTTAATTGTTCAAATGTCGTTTTtcgaaagaagaaaaaaacaatGGCAGTAATCTGCCTGCGTCAGTTAGAAAGAAACTCTGCTTGGGTCGTCATTCTCTGGGCTTGTGGGGGGGTCTTCACCGCTTAGTAGCAGCGGGTCCAATGGGCTTGGCCCCTGTCGGGgtttctatcccacatcggctTTGGGGGGTTGGGGTTTGGGTAGTTAAGTCCCTGGGAGCAAtccaagagttgccggcttttgggTTGACTTCTGGAATTAGGTTTAATTGTTCAAATGTCGTTTCTCGAAAGAAGATTCAATGTTTTGATCTTTCAAGaaaaaagtaaacaatgacaataATTGTactatttgttttatttttggcaTACAGTAAAAGAGTGATTTGAAAAAGTCCTGTGATAATTAATGTACATGATAATTTGACTGTTATATGCCTCCAAGGACAGGCTCAAAATTTGAATCACGTCCTTCAAAACTTTGGTTGCAGCGGAATCATGTGTGTGAAATCACAGTGGAAAACACACACTTTTTTGCCACCCAAATCCCTCTAACCTGTAACGTTTTCATAGATTCCATTTGTTTTGTGCAAGATTGATATAATCTATTTGCACGAAGGTTTAGATGCTTAACTATTAGATACAGCACACATACAAGTATATTAAATAtagaattaatattttatacGCTAACGGTGTATACATTTTCATCAttggatgcatgacacataatccgaatttgaatttgaaacccaAATTTTGTACACGTGTCATGTATCCAACCGTGATAATGTATAGACTGTCAGTTTATATAAGATCTattcataaatatatttaacataATTTTTCTCATGAATTCAAATATAATTATTCGAGGTTTTTGTCTTTTGCACAAAATACAAATACGTTACCTAACATCTAGAcgctgcattttttttgtttgtatgcAAATTTTAGGACAAAAGAGTAATGATGTGTCTATTTCAAGTTAACTGGCAAGTCACAAGGCATGGTATACTATTCACTATGACCTAACTCGCAAGGGCTattagaaaaatataagaagAGGGAGGGACagcatgatattttcttaaaCTCTCAAAGAATATATTATGTCTTGTTCTTATCAAGACCTTGTTTAGAcagcaatttttcaaaaaaaaattgctacattttccgtgaatatatttttcaatcatcttttacttcatatatatcaaatcgctacagtattttttctacaaaaaatgcaatccaaacaaggcctattTTCCCCTAAATTACTTGCAAATGAGACATAGAAGGTTAGTAGTTCAATTTGAATGCAGCTAATTCAAAAGCCTTATtgtcttgtttcctttttccttcttcaatGTGGAACACTATGGCAAGATTTATTTTTGCTCCTTTAATCGAATTAAGTTTGTAAGTGCTGATGAACCTGGAGTTGAATATCTTATGCACTTGGCAAGCTTTATAACAAAGTCATTTTTATAATAGGGCCAATAATTGACAATTTGGGTGCTGGTTATCTGTATCTTTCTAACATTGATGTTAGTTGGATTTTACGAGAGGCAAATAAAGTTACACGTAAATTGACACGTTAACACTAAAATGACGAACTTGTTTAGTCTTTGCG
It contains:
- the LOC113750766 gene encoding uncharacterized protein LOC113750766 translates to MTAVVCRKRSFLEDIQSPSPLPITKKLRCFSLPHPVQVSPRQQRPTSPTLLDRPIIAFPDMDREHLEKAVEECGSSDLDSTIKKLHELRLGCQATMSRDVCTASNILPVDGAG
- the LOC113750767 gene encoding uncharacterized protein LOC113750767, which produces MMKATSIEDARSRATKVLESLEKSISARVRADAAEVFDKEQISMKEKIEGIVKENGILKRAVAIQHERQKDYDGRNQEVQQLKQLVAQYQEQLRSLEAKNYALRMYQRQADHQGNSMIPGHFNPDVF